In Cherax quadricarinatus isolate ZL_2023a chromosome 61, ASM3850222v1, whole genome shotgun sequence, a single window of DNA contains:
- the LOC128699275 gene encoding cuticle protein 7-like, which yields MITKVAITLVMIGVANTYPIDPYGPPSQQPAYQQDGMPYNFQYSVKDNSGNDFDQAEQSDGNTVKGSYTVQLPDGRKQTVNYVADDNSGYQAQVSYQGEAQYAQVTGPPVTFKPQPSYQSQPSYQPQPSYQPQPSYQPQPSYQPQPSYQPQPSYQPQPSYQPQPSYQPQPSYQPQPSYQPQPSYQSQPSY from the exons ATGATCACTAAG GTTGCTATAACACTGGTGATGATAGGGGTAGCTAACACTTACCCTATTGACCCCTATGGTCCCccatcacaacaaccagcctaccaGCAG GATGGCATGCCATACAACTTCCAGTACAGCGTCAAGGACAATTCCGGCAACGACTTTGACCAAGCAGAACAGTCTGATGGAAACACTGTCAAGGGGTCTTACACTGTGCAGCTTCCCGACGGCCGCAAACAGACG GTGAATTACGTTGCCGACGACAACAGCGGGTATCAGGCTCAAGTGAGTTACCAAGGTGAGGCCCAGTACGCCCAGGTGACCGGTCCACCAGTCACCTTCAAGCCACAGCCCTCGTACCAGTCCCAGCCATCGTACCAACCCCAGCCATCGTACCAACCCCAGCCATCGTACCAACCCCAGCCATCGTACCAACCCCAGCCATCGTACCAACCCCAGCCATCGTACCAACCCCAGCCATCGTACCAACCCCAGCCATCGTACCAACCCCAGCCATCGTACCAACCCCAGCCATCGTACCAACCCCAGCCATCGTACCAGTCCCAGCCATCATACTAG
- the LOC128699274 gene encoding cuticle protein 19-like produces the protein MIPKVFLVMVMVGVALAAPEDLYGAPGPQAGYKIPYNFEYGVKDEYAGTDFSQAEESDGNTVTGSYTVLLPDGRKQTVTYIADDYGGYRAEVSYYGEAQYPYEYGPPITFKPQAYKPSYQPPPYQPEPVYQ, from the exons ATGATCCCCAAG GTGTTCttagttatggtgatggtgggcgTGGCCTTGGCTGCACCTGAAGACCTGTACGGAGCACCTGGACCACAAGCCGGATACAAG ATTCCCTACAACTTCGAGTATGGAGTCAAGGACGAATATGCGGGCACTGACTTCAGCCAAGCAGAGGAATCTGACGGCAATACTGTCACAGGTTCTTATACTGTTCTCCTTCCCGACGGCCGCAAACAGACA GTGACCTACATCGCTGACGACTACGGTGGCTACAGGGCTGAGGTCAGTTACTACGGCGAGGCTCAGTACCCCTACGAGTACGGTCCTCCTATCACCTTCAAGCCCCAGGCATACAAGCCTTCCTACCAACCTCCTCCATACCAGCCCGAACCTGTATACCAATAA
- the LOC128699273 gene encoding cuticle protein 19-like, translating into MIFKLVMVMVVGVAMAAPEDLYGAPGPQPVYNQIPYNFEYGVKDEYAGTDFSQAEESDGKTVTGSYTVQLPDGRKQTVTYVADDYGGYRAEVSYYGEAQYPYEYGPPITFKPQPYQPQPSYKPPYQR; encoded by the exons ATGATCTTCAAG TTGGTcatggttatggtggtgggcGTGGCTATGGCGGCCCCTGAAGACCTCTACGGCGCACCTGGACCACAACCTGTATACAATCAG ATACCGTACAACTTCGAATATGGCGTCAAGGATGAGTACGCAGGCACTGATTTTAGCCAAGCTGAAGAATCTGACGGGAAAACTGTTACAGGTTCCTATACTGTTCAGCTTCCCGACGGTCGCAAGCAGACA GTAACTTACGTAGCAGACGATTATGGTGGCTACCGGGCTGAAGTGAGTTACTATGGTGAAGCCCAGTACCCCTACGAATATGGTCCCCCAATCACCTTCAAGCCCCAGCCATACCAGCCTCAGCCCTCATACAAGCCTCCATACCAGCGCTAA